The genomic DNA ATCCGACGTATGAGGATGTGAATAGGAAGGACAGAGCGtgggatgtggatggtgagatTATACGGACCAAGTTGGGCGGTAGAGCGAGTGATGAATCCATCTGATCTATACTCTAGGTGATCAGATCTTGAGATGGTGAGGTGAAGATCGAAAGGAGTGTGATTCAAGATACGAGTGATCTATCAGAAGCAGGTTGGGTGAGTGTGTTGTTGAGGGTGGACACTGATGAGCGAGTGAGAAAGCACAGATCACGACAATAAGCAACAAGAGGTCCGAGCGTCGATTATCATTTCGATTTTATGGTTATATGGTTAAGTGTTATGTAATTACAATTACGGCATGAACATTCCGGGAAACCATATTTGCCGAATACGAGTACTCGTAACATCACAACTTATCTCTTgacctctttccttcctctttcattccttcttcactcatCTCGATACTAGCATAATACAAGGACCTGTCTGACATGACTAGCCATCAAGTGACCCTCAACAGCCTCGACTGATGACCCCCTAGCAGGAACACAGGCTatctcccttcccttttcATTTCACCATGTCCAGCGattccccttcctcttcctctaccccTTCCAACCCTCTCCAGCGAGCTCACGCCCTGTCACTACAGGCATCCACCCTGGTCCGACCATCGCTCGTACCCCTTGCGACACTCAATCAAGCATTGGCTTCATATCGCGAAGCTGTAGAGCTTTTTGAAAAAGCTCGGCAGGAAGCCGAAACCCGAGGAAGCGATGAAGTGAATACCTTGAAGATGCTCGTCATACAGCATCGTAAATTGCTGAAAGATGTGGAGAGACGAATGTCGAACGCTCAAAAGGATCAAACATCTACATCCGGCGTACCACTCTCTCGACCCAGTATGGAAGGTGCGACTAGACCTGCTCAGAGGAGGTTGGTCAGCGAAAGTGCTGCTTCTTCGGCTGCGACAGCAACAGCAGCCGGTGTACCAAGCGGGTTTGGATTATCCGGTATACCACCAACAGGAATAGGTGAGTTTTACAGTCCCTGCTGGCCATAATTTGGATTAGTCAAACTAATCATAAACATGCTATGACAGTAAATCGTCGATCGAtaccacctttctctctACGTCCAACCCCCAACCCATCTGCACCGACCGGTGAACCCTCCCTCTCGCCATtatattcctcttcgtccacctcttcttcgactgaGGAGtctttcatccacttcgGTTCACCTCCCGAGACGCTCGACCCATTCTCGCGGTTTTGGGGTATGCTCGAAAACATGTTAGAGGAAGTTAGTGGTCCGGTCATGTTTGCCACCGCTCCTGTCGATGCTCCTGCACCTACCGCAACTGATGCCAGATCAGcggggaagaaagatgataagtTGAGCCGTGAAAAGACGATAACAAGGAAAGGGAAGCAGAAAGAGACGGAGGAAAGCTTCTATGTTGTGAAGAATCGCAGAGACGAGACGATAAATCTCGAATctacagatgaagaagaggaagaagacttTGTGGAACGAACCGGCAGCTCGACGAACAGGTGGGTTCTCCTGCTTGTACTCACTTCGTCTATTTCAGCTACACGATGATCATGAGCGATATCTGGCTGACGCTTTACTTGACACTGGTATAGTGCACCTACCAAAACTGCCGAAGAGCTCTTACTTGAAAATGCATCCTTGAAAACTTCTCTAGACGCCTTAGCACTCCACGCAGAATCGGTGGATAATACCAACAAAACGTTGAAGAAGCAattggaggagagggaaaagggatTGAAAGTAATCATGGAAaatttgaagaaagaagctggtAGAGTTAAATCTGTGGTCGGGCAATCACAATTGTTATCCAATTCGAGTATCACCAGATTGCCTGGATTAGGGATGGTAGGTTCAACTggaggtgtaggtgggaCAGCGAAGGATGACATGACTTGTAAGCTCACGCGGAAGTTTTGGTCCCACTagtaagctgacttgtgGTTCGTTGATATGATTAGCTAAGAAACGAATAAAAGaactggaagatgaagtacgAATGTTGAAAGGTGAGAAtgaaaagcagaaagaaCAGATAGGTAGATATAAAGAACGAGTAAGCTCCCCTCTCCTCCTCGGTTTGGTGGGCGAAAGTAACTTATGATTGTGAAGTTTGAAAAAATAAAACAGAATGCGAAAGCTAAAAAGGAAGCCAAGTTGGCTGCTACAGCTCAATCTGATGAGAACAAGTAGGcatttggatgatgaagttgaaccGTTGTATACTAGCAATTAATAATTTGTATATGTTGTATCTGAATAGGTTGATGGACGTGTAGGCTGTGACAAAGCATGTGATCATAGTATAGGAGCAGCGATCAGTCAGTTATGATTCATCTCCAATGCGCGTTTGAATCAGTCGTGTGTCATCCTCGAGGTGGAAAAAACGGACCATGTCCCAGATAGATAATTGAAAATGCAAAGCAAGCCTtcatcacatccacatcctaGGCTATGATACCTAATCCTGCTCCATGATTATAGATCATTATCATCGAAACTATCATTTCTCCATTCCATCCCTTGATCCTATGATAGTCCAACGATAATAACCTAAAACCAATCTATCAAACCCATCCAACCAACGAATGACCAAATGAAATCGAAAAGAAATTATCGGTTAGATTTGGCTACTCGTTCAagttcatccttcttcttgatggcGTAAGAGTTTGAAGAACCCTTGGCGGCGTTGACGAGTTCGTCGGCGAGACATTCGGAAACGGATTTAGAGTTTTTGAAAGCTGATTCTCTGGTACCGACGGTCAACAAAGAGACGGCTTGGTTAACCCTTCTCAAAGGTGATACATCGACGGCTTGTCTTCGGACGGTACCTTGAGATCCGATTCGGGTGGAGTCTTCTCGAGGACCAGTGTTGACGATAGCATCGACTATGTGACGAAAATTAAGTATCAATTATACTGATCCAGCAGACGCAGAGGGAGGATGTATGAAAGTCCAACTACCCACCTAAGACTTGGATAGGGTTTTGTTCAGTAacgaggtggatgatctCAAAGGCGTGTTGAACAATTCGAACAGCCATGATTTTTTTACCGTTGTTTCTACCGTTCATCATGAGACTATGTGATAGATAGTCACGTCAATAAACATTGCTATCCAATATCGTGATAACCTTCCTGAAGCCCAACTCACGCGTTAACAAGTCTCTCAACGATGGGCATTCGTCCCTTGGCGAATTGCTTCTTGGCATATCGACCGGCGGTGTGGGCTGTAATTTGACGAATatatgatcagcatcaacatgCCATAACTGAGTGATGCTTATATGGGATAAAGAGTACCAAAGATACTCACGAACGTAAACAGCGTGGTTGACGTTGATGTAGTCGGTAAGAGAGATATCTTTAACCTCAACACTACATCAGATAAACGGTATCAGCATATTACTCTCTTTGtatccttccatccatcGATATAGCTTGTTCCTCGTTGATTCTCGTTCCGCCATTGCCTTGACATACTATCCACAACACATCGTTCgcttcctctccatcacaTTCAATGCCCTATTATCCACTCCTCTGTCCTCCTTATGAATCAAGAACACTGTCACTCACCCCTCGGAATCCCACTTTCCGAAAAGCTTAACAGATCCCTCTGAAGCTACTTTAGCAACATCGTTTGGAAGAGTTTGAAGGGCCATTTTGTACTGCCTATTCTTTCCTTTTTGTCTAAGTCAAAATCCTTCTGAATCGATTTCGTtgctggagaagaagaagtaccGAGTCGGAAGGGTCGACTTGTGTAGTTTTGGTGATAGCTTAAAAGGCCTTGATGGATAGTATCAAGAGTCTTCACTTGACCAACTTGCACAAATCGATAAAGGCCAAACCTCGAACTGACACTCACACTGACACTGTCGAGACTGACCGAAGCTTGAATCTTACAATCGATGAGAACGGAGATTTACGGCGTTATTTGGTCAGCCAGGAGAAGCGAAATAAGAAAGCAGAATTAGTGGCGCGCATCTTAAGACCGATTCTTAAGACCGACGCCTTAATACGTAAGCCTACCAGACAGGTTAACCACAATCGGCTTTCACCGCTTCTACGTTGTTCATGTTGAACAGGGGGCAAGTAAGGCCTGCTGAAAGATCGACGGAATATCAGATCTTTAGTATTGAAAGTACCAGTCTCAAAATGTACACATGAATGACAATTGCGGTAGTAGGCTACGGTTTGTGAGTAGCTGTACGCTGCATGTCATGTCTCTACAGACTGTAGAAAGAGTAAGATAGCTAGTTCAGTGAAGCAGGATGACGGTATGTGTTGCAACTAGTCAATATGCTTTGCACCGCAGCCATCCGAGCCGGTATCCAGCAGCAGTTTAAGAAGCAATGCCAATGCTATCAACATCACATCTCCAGTGACATCCATCTGGTGATGAAAGCAAGCATTCTGATTGCTCAACACGAACCAAGGTTATGTAGAGCATAACACCCATTCGGAAGGATTCGGGAACCAATCAAGGAATGTTATATATGTGCCTACGAGTCGGAGTTTTACGAAACGCCGTTGTTAGCGTCCCACGTATTCTGGATGAGGCATTTGTACCCTCTACTATACACTCCACCTCATAGGGCAAAGGGCAAAAACATCCATCCTCCCTTACTCTCCCTCTGACTCATGGGTGCTAACAGAATTATCGTTAATTCTGAAAAAATCCTGTTTGACAGTCTTATCTTGTCTTGTTGTACAAAAAGAAACCATTTTTCACTCCCCACTCAGCTTCTGTGCCCATCCAACATGTCCATCCTCCGAGCTCGTTCCGTTGTCGCTCCTCTCTCCAAGAGATTCGCATCTACCATCTCCGTTCAATCGACCTCTTCAAACCTTAGCGGTGGTTCTTTAGGTAACATCGAGGCTTCATGGAAAGGTTTGAGCGCGGAGAATCAATATGAGATCTATCAACAACTCGAGCAGATCCAAAAGAAGGACTGGAAGGAGTTGACCCTcgatgagaagaaagctggtaAGTTCTtccccatccatctttcGCAATTGTCAAATGGGAAAAACGcgtatatcatcaaattgTCATTGGACAAAATCATATCCGGCTCCTTCCGGATCATGTCATGACATCGCGCAGGATCATCCTTCCTCCAGATCAACACCAACATTGTTTTCCAAGAGAAAGTGGATATAGATGCATGAAGATACCGGAGGAGCAAGAGAAGGTGTAGGACGTGCATAGATCTGAGACTTTGGCATGCttgatgaaaagatgaagCGACGCAGGGTTGCTTGCACTTCCCTGGACTCCACTTATCTTTCCCACGCTATCGATTGGTCGGCCTCCTCGATCTCAATCTGTCTGAACAATCAGGCAGAGCTTGTGCTGACTATCAATTTCGCTTCGCTGCTctctcttccacttcgtcccctcattcaactcatcaccttgtccataCTATCAACTCCGGTCATATCTCCTGATCGTCTCTCctgatcctcttcgactTACAGCCTACTTCGTCGCTTTCGGTCCTCACGGTCCCCGAACACCCATCAGCGAGAAAGGCCACGGTATCAAGGTCTTTGCCGGTACACTTGCTGCCGTCGGTGCCGCTTACGGTGTCTTCTTATTCGCTCGAAGCCAAGGTGAGCAACCTactacttctccttcaggcTTGGACTCTTCGCTGGTCGGATCGGTCAGGCTTTTGGTATGGCTCGAGCGCTAACATCTACGTTTTTCACCCTTCTACAgcccctcctcctcccgcTACTATGACCCCTGAATACCAAGACAAGATGACAGAATACATGAGAAGCCAAAACATGAACCCTATCGTGAGTGGCCGAGATAATACTCATGTGTGATTGATTGGAAGCTGACTGACAAATATCTTTACTCTTGTCTAATAGTCCGGTGTTTCCGCCGACCCCAAGAAAACCATGAGACAATAGATATTTCTATAATGCTCTATAACATATCCGGATGGAACGCATGGATGTTAATTAAGCTTTGCACTGGTGTTACACACATAGTCAACTCTTTATCCGGGATTGTTCTATTCTCGAACGTCATCAGAGAGGGCCAGGTCACTTTGCATGGTTGAGATTCTGGTTGTTCAATTGGCATCAACTAAAGAGTATCGATCGGTCAATGATGGAACAATACGGGTGCTCCTTTGCAACGAGCACCTCTATGCCTTGCCTTTATCACCTTGGTAAGACATATAAGATCCTTGTTTGTTCTTCAGAACACTGACTGAGTCGGCCAATGAGACTATCCACCACGCATGGTCATGGACCATCAAATGAGACAATCATGCTTAATTCGCCGAGTAACGTAATATGCAAGTACTAACGTAAATCGTATTGAGGCTAAGTCGATAGTCGCAACGATAACTTGCATCACGCATCTTATCTAGcattgatagctgatgacCTTCGAGGGTGATCGACCATCATAGGGGCTCTGCACTCCATGTTTaggaagaacaaaggatAGTCTCTGGATTTTTTAAAGAAACATAAACCTTATCAAAGTCGAATCCGACCTAGGTCCGACACCCCATGTGAGCTGAATTGAAGTCTCCATAACCgtcatatatacatcatcacTGCCTTTTTGTTTTGCCCCTCTCagttcatctcatcaactaTCATTAGCTCCTTACAGACCACTGTACGAACCCGAATGTCTGGATATGACAAACATGTATCATTCCTCACCGACCTTTCGTGTGGTATCGATCTTTCTAATCATGATCGattatcattcatatcataCCGATCTTTTGATATTCTCAACgtgaaagaagagatattaAAACACCTCAGTCACATTGATTACTGATATTGGGTTTACCCCTGCTCCCTAAGGAGGGAGGGTTAATCATTGGATCAACCCCTCCTGGGACCATCCATTAAAAGgttcagatgatgaaaggatgacATCACATTGTCCTTTTATTATTCCTTTTCATCCACTCCGCCTCATCTGGACTGCTCGATGGATCAGTGCTATAAAAACGGATCGTCCCACGATATCGAATTGATTAGACGttaatcattcattcattcgtTCATTTGATAGATACAATCTTTTAGTCCGGGAAGGCCATACAAATTATATCTCTGATCTTTATAGATACAGTATCTTCAGTTATAACCACGAATTATCAACGTATCCTTCTTCAGAGTTCCAACTAATATCCTATTCTAAATCTCCGCTAAGCATAGACACCATCAAAATGTTGTACTTGGCAGCTTTATTACCTTTCTTGGCGTTATCCGCCTCGGTTCTCGCTAAACCCCTACCTTCCGGCGAGGAATCAGTGACAAGCTCAACGGAGAGCACAGTAGCTTCGACGGTAGCTTCAGGATACCCTAGCTCAATAGCTGCTGAGACTTTGACCGAAAGTGCTTCAAGCTCCGagccatcatcgtcatcaccatcctcagTGGTAGCCGTCGATACTTCCACTGGATCTGAAGATGGTACTTCCGCCACGTCAACCGCTCCCGATCCCGCTCAATCAACTATCGATATCTACAGCCACGAGACTGTTCACAACGTCCAGATTCAGGCGTATAGAGATACCAAGTGTCTTTCTCCCGATCCTCGAGAGGAACTCAAGGCGGGAGCACCGGTAGATCTGTATCCTTGTGTCGACCCCGCAGACCCATCGAAGAGTGCTAGAGCATGGGATGTTGtaccaggtgaaggtgcacTGGTATTGAGCGGGACGAATTTCGCTTTGGATGCTGGAGGTGTTAACGCTTCTGCCAACTCTTCTCTGGTTGTAAGTATAATTCACTTCCCAGGTGACACTCAGTGAAAGGTCGTTCTGACGATCACGATTTTCTTGCTGCGTTGTGATGTAGCTCAAAGAATCTCAAAACTGGGAACCCCTTCAAGCTTGGTATGTGACCAATGATGCTAGGATCGCCATTGCAGGTCAAGGTCTGTGCTTGacagaagataaagatacgGACGGTTCTGGACCTGACGAAGATAAGGGTATTATCTTGTTCGATTGCACCGATGAGAACACTGATCAAAGTGGGTCGTTCATCGTCTCTCCCCCACCCCTGTACTGCCTATCAACttttgctgatgatatgacctGACCTCTTAAGTGTTCTTCACTATCAACAAGGATAACCAAGACTTGGTAGCGATCGCACCTCCCGATGCCAATTACACGGCTATAGCGGGATCCTCTTCTGCTCCGGCTTTGGCTTCGGCCTCTGGAACTAGTCTCGCTGCTGTACAGACTGATCTTACTACATCAGCTGGCTCTGAGGCTACACCTACGTCCGAATCGGCAGTCCCCTCAACTTTCGCGTCAGCTGTTAGCGCCAGCGAAGCTACCACTGCCTCAGAATCAGCCACAAGCGCTGAAGTCACCAGTGTCCCAGTCTCTTCCTCAGAAGCCGTCAGTGACTCTGAGTCAGCCAATGAGACTGCATCCACTGCAATTCCCATTGCGACTGTCGAATCAACCCAAGTTGCCTCCAGCTCCGCAGCTTAAGGAATTCCGAGTCCTTTTGACCCCACTTTCCCCATATCTTGACTACTTCCCTATACCCAGCCCTATGTAGCCGTATTACATAAAGATTTGACAGCCGCTAGCGTAGGACTTGTACGTTTAGTCATAAATATGTAGCTCTGTAGATCTTATTATGATAGATATCGTATACCTGATGCATTACCTTATACCCAATGGCCGCTCCGGTGAAATGATGAcgtggaagatgaacaaaggAATCGATCACTACAGTGATATCATGCACGTACCAACCTCGTTCATGATTTTACAAATCCTAATGTCCGCTTCGAATCATGCACTATCCATAGACACTACCTGATCTCACTGCGACAGGCTAAATAACAGCGGAAGTTACATTCAGAGAAGCAAATAGGGGCTGAGGAGGATTCGATACACCATCGTTTCCTTCCCCCATAATCGCTTTCTTGCACATGCTACGAATTCATTCGATATGGATTATCGTCTTACTTCACTTACCTGTGATATGGTGTATGACAAACTCGAAGAGGGAaaaattgagagatgaaacTGCTTCGGTATGTTAGCTTGCCCATGTACAAAGCTTACGGCTGCACTTCAGCTAACATTTGATGTAGCTTTTCAAGCACGGTTATGAAGGATATATGAAATATGCTTATCCCGCTGTAAGTGCAGTTGAAAGACCTTTTTGCAATGTCTATCTCATTTATTGATCTATGCAATATCACCAGGATGAACTGCGGCCGCTTTCCTGTGGGCCATTACATCGTGACCCCGATCCCAACAACATCGGAATCAACGATATCCACGCCAACGTCTCAATGACACTCCTAGATGTTCTATCTGCACTTCCC from Kwoniella mangroviensis CBS 8507 chromosome 1 map unlocalized Ctg02, whole genome shotgun sequence includes the following:
- a CDS encoding 40S ribosomal protein uS7, encoding MALQTLPNDVAKVASEGSVKLFGKWDSEGVEVKDISLTDYINVNHAVYVPHTAGRYAKKQFAKGRMPIVERLVNALMMNGRNNGKKIMAVRIVQHAFEIIHLVTEQNPIQVLVDAIVNTGPREDSTRIGSQGTVRRQAVDVSPLRRVNQAVSLLTVGTRESAFKNSKSVSECLADELVNAAKGSSNSYAIKKKDELERVAKSNR